In a single window of the Pseudomonas sp. B21-015 genome:
- the sbcB gene encoding exodeoxyribonuclease I — MTSIFWYDYETTGINPRCDRPLQVAGIRTDFDLNEIDEPVNLYCQPSDDILPHPAACTITGITPARLAEQGLSEADFMTRVHAQLAAPGTCGAGYNTLRFDDEMTRYSLYRNFFDPYAREWQGGNSRWDLIDVVRAAYALRPDGLVWPTDDEGRVTLKLERLTAANGIDHGNAHEALSDVRATIALARLIREKQPKLYDWLFQLRSKQKVMDQIRLLQPMVHISGRFSAARHYVGVVLPLAWHPRNRNALIVCDLHLDPQGLLDLDAETLRQRLYTRRDELAEGELPVPLKLIHINKCPVVAPLSVLRPDDQQRLGLDMALYQGRALRLSDAQQVWRDKVSDIYSRDDFSPSPDPEQQLYDGFIGDRDRRLCEQVRTADPAQLAQEQWPFDDERLPELLFRYRARNFPDTLSLEEQERWRIFCQQRLTAPEWGAPNTLESFLTAAAQLTISPTSFQQEVLDEWQIHVQALRKRLNL; from the coding sequence GTGACTTCGATCTTCTGGTACGACTATGAAACCACTGGCATCAACCCCCGTTGCGACCGCCCGCTGCAAGTGGCGGGGATTCGCACCGACTTCGATCTCAATGAAATAGACGAGCCGGTCAACCTTTATTGCCAGCCCAGTGACGACATCCTGCCTCATCCGGCGGCCTGCACGATCACCGGTATTACGCCCGCGCGTCTGGCCGAGCAAGGGTTGAGCGAAGCCGATTTCATGACCCGGGTTCATGCTCAGCTCGCGGCGCCCGGCACCTGTGGGGCGGGGTATAACACGTTGCGTTTCGACGACGAGATGACCCGTTACAGCCTGTATCGAAACTTTTTCGACCCCTACGCACGGGAGTGGCAGGGCGGCAACAGCCGCTGGGACCTGATCGATGTGGTGCGTGCGGCGTATGCCTTGCGTCCCGATGGCCTTGTCTGGCCTACGGATGACGAAGGACGGGTGACGCTCAAACTCGAACGCTTGACCGCCGCCAATGGCATCGATCACGGGAATGCCCACGAGGCGCTGTCGGATGTTCGCGCCACGATCGCTCTGGCGCGTCTGATCCGCGAAAAGCAGCCGAAGTTGTATGACTGGCTGTTTCAGTTGCGCAGTAAACAAAAGGTGATGGATCAGATTCGGTTGTTGCAACCGATGGTGCACATTTCCGGGCGCTTTTCGGCGGCCCGCCACTATGTGGGGGTGGTATTGCCATTGGCCTGGCATCCACGTAATCGCAACGCGCTGATTGTCTGTGACCTGCACCTGGACCCTCAGGGGTTGCTCGACCTGGATGCCGAAACCTTGCGTCAGCGGCTTTACACCCGCCGGGACGAACTGGCCGAAGGCGAACTGCCGGTGCCGCTCAAGCTCATACACATCAACAAGTGCCCGGTCGTGGCGCCATTATCGGTACTTCGTCCTGACGATCAGCAACGTTTGGGGCTGGATATGGCGCTTTATCAGGGACGGGCGCTGCGGCTAAGCGACGCACAACAAGTTTGGCGGGATAAAGTGTCGGACATTTACAGTCGTGACGATTTCTCTCCGAGTCCGGACCCCGAGCAACAGTTATACGACGGTTTTATCGGTGATCGGGACCGGCGCCTATGTGAGCAAGTCAGAACCGCCGACCCTGCGCAATTAGCACAAGAGCAGTGGCCTTTCGATGATGAACGTTTGCCTGAGTTATTGTTTCGTTATCGGGCGCGCAACTTTCCCGATACGTTGAGCCTCGAGGAGCAAGAACGCTGGCGAATTTTCTGTCAGCAACGTTTGACTGCACCCGAGTGGGGCGCGCCAAATACGCTGGAAAGTTTTCTGACGGCTGCCGCCCAATTGACGATTAGTCCTACATCGTTTCAGCAAGAGGTCCTGGATGAATGGCAGATTCATGTCCAGGCATTACGCAAACGTTTGAATCTTTGA
- a CDS encoding RDD family protein encodes MLETTALPGKATLAPPLDTRYQVETPEGIDLPLRPAGLMVRALAFAIDLGLRGLILGLLFMVLAFLGTLGAGLGSILLFVVSWWYMVLFEVLNQGCSPGKQWMGLRVVHDNGTPIGWSASLLRNLLRFVDMLPFGYFLGAISCLQHPTFKRLGDLAAGTLVIYREQPLTRPQLPDVPPRRAAFTLTLTEQRAILGFAERQGELSEARVKELASILAQPLQVSKPQTVAELNGIARGLLGPT; translated from the coding sequence ATGCTCGAGACCACAGCACTGCCAGGGAAAGCGACGCTGGCCCCGCCACTGGACACGCGGTATCAGGTCGAAACGCCCGAAGGCATCGACTTGCCGCTGCGCCCGGCCGGGTTGATGGTCCGTGCGCTGGCATTCGCCATCGACCTGGGCCTGCGCGGGTTGATCCTGGGCCTGCTGTTTATGGTGTTGGCGTTTCTCGGAACACTCGGTGCAGGGCTTGGCTCGATTCTGCTGTTCGTGGTGAGCTGGTGGTACATGGTGCTGTTCGAGGTGCTCAATCAGGGCTGCTCGCCGGGCAAGCAATGGATGGGATTGCGCGTGGTACACGACAATGGCACGCCGATCGGCTGGTCCGCTTCGTTGCTGCGCAACCTGCTGCGATTTGTCGACATGCTGCCGTTCGGCTACTTCCTCGGGGCGATCAGTTGCCTGCAACATCCCACCTTCAAGCGCCTCGGCGACCTGGCTGCCGGCACGCTGGTGATCTACCGCGAACAGCCCCTCACCCGGCCGCAACTACCCGACGTCCCGCCGCGGCGCGCAGCCTTCACGCTGACACTGACCGAGCAACGCGCCATCCTCGGGTTTGCCGAACGCCAGGGTGAACTCTCCGAGGCGCGGGTCAAAGAACTCGCCTCGATACTCGCGCAACCGTTGCAGGTATCGAAGCCACAGACCGTGGCCGAACTCAACGGCATCGCCCGTGGACTGTTGGGCCCCACATGA
- a CDS encoding DUF4350 domain-containing protein: MNRRGWLAVGVFIAVLLGALSVYLYFKAMPYQVQIEHGPSPEAQANPYLAAEHFLRKQGLTVSHANSLDILPTLEPHRRSLLLLGDRSNMSPRQVDQVLNWTRAGGRLLFVAEALWDEKTGQSNDLLLDRVQLHQFLSKDLKDSPPDLDDDPYPKLTKLYLENEEAPAYFSFDTAFHLDDPKNLAQAWANSGKATHMMQLSHGLGSITVVTDADLWKTPAIDRYDNAWLLWYLTADTDVTLLFNTDRDSLLTLLWRYFAQALVALIALIALGCWHVGVRSGPLLEPAPRARRQLQEHLRASADFMLRRSGQHSLLHALQQDILRCVRHRHPGFEQLGVAEQWLVLARLTGQPTRAISQAMSPRPKQRLSSAEFSRQVAHLQTLRNAL; the protein is encoded by the coding sequence TTGAACCGCAGGGGGTGGCTGGCGGTCGGCGTGTTCATCGCCGTGCTCCTGGGCGCGTTGAGTGTTTACCTGTATTTCAAGGCCATGCCCTATCAGGTACAAATCGAACACGGCCCGTCCCCTGAAGCCCAGGCCAACCCCTACCTGGCGGCCGAGCATTTTCTGCGTAAACAGGGCCTGACCGTCAGCCACGCCAACAGCCTCGACATCCTGCCGACCCTTGAGCCTCATCGGCGCAGTTTGTTATTGCTCGGCGATCGGTCGAACATGTCCCCGCGACAGGTGGATCAGGTGTTGAACTGGACCCGGGCCGGCGGGCGCCTTTTATTTGTCGCCGAAGCCCTGTGGGATGAAAAGACCGGTCAGAGCAATGACCTGCTGCTCGACCGGGTGCAGCTGCACCAGTTCCTGAGCAAAGACCTCAAGGACTCGCCACCCGATCTCGACGACGACCCCTACCCCAAACTGACCAAGCTCTATCTGGAAAACGAAGAGGCACCGGCCTACTTCAGCTTCGACACGGCGTTCCACCTCGACGATCCGAAAAACCTCGCCCAGGCCTGGGCCAACAGTGGCAAGGCCACGCACATGATGCAGCTGAGTCACGGGCTGGGTTCGATCACCGTGGTCACCGACGCCGACCTCTGGAAAACCCCGGCCATCGACCGGTACGACAATGCCTGGCTGCTGTGGTACCTGACGGCCGACACCGACGTGACCCTGCTGTTCAATACCGATCGCGACAGCTTGCTGACCTTGCTGTGGCGCTACTTCGCGCAAGCCTTGGTGGCCCTGATCGCCTTGATCGCTTTGGGGTGCTGGCATGTCGGCGTGCGCAGCGGCCCTTTGCTGGAACCGGCCCCAAGGGCGCGTCGGCAACTTCAGGAACACCTGCGTGCCAGCGCCGACTTCATGCTGCGCCGCAGCGGACAGCACAGCCTGTTGCACGCCTTGCAGCAAGACATTCTGCGCTGTGTCCGTCACCGTCATCCCGGTTTTGAACAACTCGGCGTCGCCGAACAATGGCTGGTGCTCGCACGCCTGACTGGCCAACCCACACGCGCCATCAGCCAGGCCATGAGCCCGCGACCGAAACAGCGGCTGTCCAGCGCTGAATTCAGCCGTCAGGTCGCCCACCTGCAAACCTTGAGGAACGCCTTATGA
- the purU gene encoding formyltetrahydrofolate deformylase codes for MRTFRLVIACPDRVGIVAKVSNFLASHNGWITEASHHSDNLSGWFFMRHEIRADSLPFGIEAFREAFAPIAEEFSMDWRITDTEQKKRVVLMASRESHCLADLLHRWHSDELDCEIACVISNHDDLRSMVEWHGIPYYHVPVNPQNKEPAFAEVSRLVKQHEAEVVVLARYMQILPPELCSEYAHKVINIHHSFLPSFVGAKPYHQASMRGVKLIGATCHYVTEELDAGPIIEQDVVRVSHSDSIEDMVRFGRDVEKMVLARGLRYHLEDRVLVHGNKTVVF; via the coding sequence ATGCGCACTTTTCGGCTGGTGATTGCTTGCCCGGACCGCGTCGGCATCGTTGCTAAAGTCAGTAACTTTCTGGCGTCACATAACGGCTGGATCACTGAAGCGAGCCATCACTCGGACAATCTCAGTGGCTGGTTCTTCATGCGTCACGAAATTCGTGCCGATTCGCTGCCTTTCGGTATCGAAGCCTTTCGCGAAGCGTTTGCACCGATTGCCGAAGAGTTCTCGATGGACTGGCGCATCACCGACACCGAGCAGAAGAAACGCGTGGTGTTGATGGCCAGCCGTGAGTCCCACTGCCTGGCCGATTTGTTGCACCGCTGGCACAGCGACGAACTGGACTGCGAAATCGCCTGTGTGATTTCCAACCATGACGATTTGCGCAGCATGGTCGAGTGGCACGGTATTCCTTACTACCATGTGCCGGTCAACCCGCAGAACAAGGAGCCGGCCTTCGCCGAAGTTTCGCGCCTGGTCAAACAGCACGAGGCCGAAGTGGTGGTACTTGCCCGCTACATGCAGATTCTGCCGCCTGAGTTGTGCAGCGAATATGCCCATAAAGTCATCAACATTCACCACAGCTTCCTGCCGTCGTTTGTCGGGGCCAAGCCCTATCATCAGGCTTCGATGCGCGGTGTGAAGTTGATCGGCGCCACTTGCCACTACGTGACCGAAGAGCTGGATGCCGGTCCGATCATCGAGCAGGACGTGGTGCGCGTCAGTCACAGCGACAGCATCGAAGACATGGTGCGCTTCGGTCGCGATGTCGAGAAGATGGTGCTGGCCCGCGGTCTGCGTTATCACCTGGAAGACCGAGTGCTGGTGCACGGCAACAAAACCGTCGTGTTCTGA
- a CDS encoding MoxR family ATPase, which yields MSEQIEPGTQTHAAQQRQRASQLAQAIRTELQKAVIGQNSVIDDVLTALIAGGHVLLEGVPGLGKTLLVRALARCFGGEFARIQFTPDLMPSDVTGHAVYDLQTEQFKLRKGPLFTNLLLADEINRAPAKTQAALLEAMQERQVTLEGRALPITQPFMVLATQNPIEQEGTYPLPEAELDRFMLKVRMDYPDVDQELNMVRQVSRSTRADMLDVQPLRTVLQAKDVLALQRIASDLPLDDQVLDYAVRLARTTRTWPGLTLGAGPRASIALVRCARARALLRGGEFVIPDDIKGCALAVLRHRVRIAPELDIEGLEVDQVLRQLLDQVPAPRL from the coding sequence ATGAGTGAACAGATCGAGCCCGGCACACAGACCCACGCCGCCCAGCAGCGCCAGCGCGCCAGCCAGTTGGCCCAAGCGATAAGGACGGAACTGCAAAAAGCCGTGATCGGCCAGAACTCCGTGATCGACGACGTGCTCACTGCCCTGATCGCCGGCGGCCATGTGCTGCTCGAAGGCGTGCCGGGGTTGGGCAAGACGTTGCTGGTGCGCGCCCTCGCCCGCTGCTTCGGCGGCGAGTTCGCACGCATCCAGTTCACCCCGGACCTGATGCCCAGCGACGTCACCGGCCACGCGGTGTACGACTTGCAGACCGAGCAATTCAAACTGCGCAAAGGCCCATTGTTCACCAACCTGTTATTGGCCGACGAGATCAACCGCGCCCCGGCGAAAACCCAGGCAGCGCTGCTCGAAGCCATGCAGGAACGCCAGGTCACCCTCGAGGGCCGTGCCCTGCCCATCACGCAACCGTTCATGGTGCTCGCCACACAAAACCCGATCGAACAGGAAGGCACTTACCCGTTGCCGGAAGCCGAGCTCGACCGCTTCATGCTCAAGGTGCGCATGGACTACCCGGACGTCGATCAGGAATTGAACATGGTGCGTCAGGTCAGCCGTTCGACCCGAGCCGATATGCTCGACGTGCAACCGCTGCGCACCGTGTTGCAAGCCAAGGACGTGCTGGCCTTGCAGCGCATTGCCAGCGACCTGCCGCTGGACGATCAGGTACTCGATTACGCCGTGCGCCTGGCCCGCACCACCCGGACCTGGCCGGGACTGACCCTCGGTGCCGGGCCACGCGCCTCAATCGCGCTGGTACGTTGCGCCCGTGCTCGGGCCTTGCTGCGCGGTGGCGAATTCGTGATTCCCGACGACATCAAGGGCTGCGCCCTGGCGGTGCTGCGTCACCGTGTGCGAATTGCCCCGGAGCTGGACATCGAAGGGCTGGAAGTCGATCAGGTGCTCAGGCAACTGCTCGACCAAGTGCCGGCGCCGCGCCTGTGA
- a CDS encoding lysylphosphatidylglycerol synthase transmembrane domain-containing protein produces MSRGIVLVVALLAAVLIPSLLGGGETWSRLQRFPLEWLLIMFGMILLCWGLNTLRLRLLLGDQRAKVSRLKSLGVVMSAEFAYCATPGGSGGPLTIMALLARHGVRPARGSAVFAMDQLSDLLFFLCALSGILIYALFQHLSQRMEWLLTVSAISMFGGLVSCVVVARYHRSLIRLSGRLLARLNVKTATRHRWARKLLHFLAAFTDTLKLPFQTLITVFALTCLHWVLRYSVLYLALRGLGVDLQWAWCFLIQMLSLSAGQFSLLPGGAGAAELTSAALLAPMVGKSTAAAAILIWRTVTYYFYLVVGGPVFLLMLGRPLLKKLMKFKQA; encoded by the coding sequence ATGAGCCGCGGGATTGTGCTGGTCGTCGCCCTGCTCGCTGCGGTGCTTATCCCCTCGTTGCTGGGCGGCGGCGAGACATGGTCGCGGCTGCAACGCTTTCCGCTGGAATGGCTGCTGATCATGTTCGGCATGATCCTGCTGTGCTGGGGGCTCAATACCCTGCGCTTGCGCCTGTTGCTGGGCGATCAGCGCGCCAAGGTGAGCCGCCTCAAAAGCCTCGGGGTGGTGATGTCCGCCGAGTTCGCCTACTGCGCCACGCCCGGCGGCAGTGGCGGACCGCTGACCATCATGGCCCTGCTGGCGCGCCACGGCGTGCGGCCGGCCAGGGGCAGCGCCGTGTTCGCCATGGACCAGTTGAGCGATCTGCTGTTTTTTCTCTGCGCGCTGAGCGGGATTCTGATTTATGCACTGTTCCAGCACCTCAGTCAGCGCATGGAGTGGCTGCTGACCGTCAGCGCCATCTCGATGTTCGGCGGGCTGGTCAGTTGCGTGGTAGTGGCTCGTTACCACCGCTCATTGATTCGTCTGAGCGGTCGGTTGCTCGCCCGCCTCAATGTCAAGACCGCGACTCGACACCGCTGGGCGCGCAAGCTTCTGCACTTCCTGGCAGCGTTCACTGACACACTGAAGTTGCCCTTTCAGACGCTGATTACCGTGTTTGCCCTGACCTGCCTGCATTGGGTCTTGCGGTATAGCGTGCTGTATCTGGCGCTGCGCGGGCTGGGCGTGGATTTGCAGTGGGCCTGGTGCTTTCTGATCCAGATGCTGTCGCTGAGTGCGGGGCAATTCAGTCTGTTGCCGGGCGGTGCCGGGGCGGCGGAACTGACATCGGCGGCGCTGTTGGCGCCCATGGTGGGCAAATCCACCGCGGCGGCGGCCATTCTGATCTGGCGGACAGTGACCTATTACTTCTATCTGGTGGTGGGTGGCCCGGTATTTTTACTGATGCTCGGGCGGCCGTTGCTCAAGAAGTTGATGAAGTTCAAGCAAGCTTGA
- the mvaT gene encoding histone-like nucleoid-structuring protein MvaT → MSLINEYRATEEAIKELQARLKNLSQDDKLQTELEFEGKLRTLMGEYSKSLRDIIALLDPESKTKAPRGGAVKTTGTKRARKVKQYKNPHNGEVIETKGGNHKTLKEWKAKWGGDVVEGWATLLG, encoded by the coding sequence ATGTCCTTGATCAACGAATATCGCGCCACCGAAGAAGCTATCAAAGAGCTGCAAGCCCGTTTGAAGAATCTGTCCCAAGACGACAAACTGCAAACCGAGCTGGAATTCGAAGGCAAACTGCGCACCCTGATGGGCGAATACTCCAAATCCCTGCGTGACATCATCGCGCTGTTGGATCCAGAGTCCAAAACCAAGGCGCCACGTGGCGGCGCAGTAAAAACTACCGGCACCAAGCGTGCTCGCAAAGTTAAACAATACAAAAACCCGCACAACGGCGAAGTCATCGAAACCAAAGGTGGCAACCACAAGACTCTGAAAGAGTGGAAAGCCAAGTGGGGCGGTGACGTGGTTGAAGGCTGGGCTACCCTGCTGGGCTAA
- a CDS encoding stage II sporulation protein M, giving the protein MKQNLFESRHKAEWEQFALMLEQLERDKESSRIASFPKDYRRLCQHLALAQERGYSSFLIDSLQQHVLRGHQQLYRHRSRLGANVLGFILADFPRLVREQWRFVLAAGLMFFASLIGFALLVYLFPDLVYNLIPAEQVSEMQSMYDPVAGHLGRSAERAASEDWMMFGYYIMHNIGIAFQTFASGLLFGLGSAFFLFFNGLMIGAVAGHLTHIGYGQTFWSFVIGHGAFELSAIALAGAAGLQLGWALIAPGRLSRAEALQLAARKSVSLICGVMLFLLIAAFIEAYWSSRTATAPLTKYLVGVALWVSMATYLLFAGRTRHAPE; this is encoded by the coding sequence ATGAAGCAAAACCTTTTCGAAAGCCGCCACAAGGCCGAATGGGAGCAGTTTGCACTCATGCTCGAACAGCTGGAACGAGACAAGGAATCCTCACGAATTGCCAGTTTCCCCAAGGACTATCGACGGCTCTGCCAACACCTGGCCCTGGCTCAGGAGCGCGGTTACAGCAGTTTTTTGATCGATTCATTGCAGCAGCATGTGCTGCGTGGGCATCAACAGCTTTATCGGCATCGCAGCCGACTGGGTGCCAATGTGCTGGGTTTCATCCTGGCCGACTTCCCGCGACTGGTGCGCGAACAGTGGCGCTTCGTGCTTGCCGCCGGCCTGATGTTTTTTGCCAGCCTGATCGGCTTCGCCTTGCTGGTGTATCTGTTCCCGGACCTGGTCTACAACCTGATCCCGGCCGAACAGGTCAGTGAAATGCAAAGCATGTACGACCCCGTCGCCGGTCATTTGGGACGTTCGGCCGAACGGGCGGCCAGTGAAGACTGGATGATGTTCGGTTACTACATCATGCACAACATCGGCATCGCTTTTCAGACCTTCGCCAGCGGTTTGCTGTTTGGCCTGGGCAGCGCGTTTTTCCTGTTCTTCAACGGTTTGATGATCGGCGCCGTGGCCGGGCACCTGACGCACATCGGCTACGGGCAAACCTTCTGGTCGTTCGTGATCGGCCATGGCGCCTTCGAGCTAAGCGCCATTGCCCTGGCCGGTGCTGCCGGCCTGCAACTGGGCTGGGCCTTGATCGCGCCGGGTCGTTTGTCACGGGCCGAAGCCCTGCAACTGGCAGCGCGCAAAAGCGTGTCGCTGATTTGCGGGGTCATGCTGTTTCTACTGATTGCGGCGTTCATAGAAGCCTACTGGTCGTCGCGGACCGCAACTGCGCCGCTGACCAAATACCTGGTTGGCGTAGCGCTCTGGGTGTCGATGGCGACTTACCTGCTGTTTGCCGGACGGACCCGCCATGCGCCTGAGTGA
- a CDS encoding polysaccharide deacetylase family protein, producing MVEPMNARSLLLVLHDTAPHTWPDYQAFVEAVDALGEVPMTWLVVPDFHKHNDLDTHPGFRQVLSSRVARGDELALHGYFHCDEGPIPGTPRDWFMRRIYTHEGEFYNLPLDAALARLRAGIEMFHRYHWPLEGFVAPAWLMSEGTRQALRQLPLRYTSDLQHLYRLPDFTAIDAPSLVWSARSAWRRGLSKLVSDQREQRWRQAPVIRLGLHPVDMRHELSRHYWLQLLKRLLDEGRVPMTKANWLALQDDTVGRAA from the coding sequence ATGGTTGAGCCCATGAACGCACGCAGCCTGTTACTGGTGTTGCACGACACAGCGCCGCACACCTGGCCCGATTACCAGGCTTTCGTCGAAGCCGTCGACGCGTTGGGCGAGGTGCCGATGACCTGGCTGGTGGTGCCGGACTTCCATAAACACAACGATCTGGATACGCATCCGGGGTTTCGACAGGTGCTGAGCAGCCGTGTCGCGCGCGGCGACGAACTGGCATTGCACGGTTACTTCCATTGCGATGAAGGACCGATCCCCGGCACTCCCCGAGACTGGTTCATGCGCCGGATCTACACCCATGAAGGCGAGTTCTACAACCTGCCCCTGGACGCCGCCCTCGCTCGCCTGCGCGCCGGAATCGAAATGTTCCATCGTTATCACTGGCCACTGGAAGGTTTCGTCGCCCCGGCCTGGCTGATGAGCGAAGGCACCCGCCAGGCGCTGCGCCAGTTGCCGCTGCGCTACACCAGCGATTTGCAGCATCTGTATCGTCTGCCGGATTTCACCGCGATCGATGCCCCGAGCCTGGTCTGGAGCGCTCGCAGTGCCTGGCGCCGAGGCCTGTCGAAGCTGGTCAGCGATCAGCGCGAACAACGTTGGCGCCAGGCACCGGTGATTCGTCTCGGCCTGCACCCGGTGGACATGCGCCATGAGCTCTCGCGTCATTATTGGCTGCAACTCCTCAAGCGTTTGCTCGACGAGGGCCGTGTGCCGATGACCAAGGCCAACTGGCTGGCACTGCAAGACGACACCGTCGGTCGCGCCGCATGA
- a CDS encoding DUF4129 domain-containing protein → MRLSDASVVIRPRTSWEAMDLGVLLSQRYRRLLMTSWAIVTLPIFALLTLMLWDSPSLALFLFWWLKPAFDRLPLYILSKAMFGETPTLKQALRQWPRLLKPQLLASLTWRRLSLSRSFLMPVVQLEGLGGEARQQRLRVLLQRNAGAAQWLTIIGVHLEGALWIGLMVLFYMLLPQQIELDWGWQTLIAAAVQDWLWLEHLTNAFYALVLVAWEPVYVACGFSLYLNRRTVLEAWDIELVFRRLRQRLSSAVVTLLLAAILLMPTAQSVWAAEPVISPDSPRLLEQPLTSQASRDSIKAILDQPPFKNKETLTRYRFGDDKPAADTADNGQTPAWLKALFSLLDSQRFGALASLIEVLLWGAVIGAIGLLIWRYRDGLQAFVSRRPALNRKVARPLPQQAFGLDLNRETLPADVAASAESLWQTHPREALGLLYRALLSHLLNDFNMALKPADTEGEVLQRVEQLQQPALLAFSKSLTGHWQNMAYGHRLPPAHLQQELCDGWRALFGPGAAR, encoded by the coding sequence ATGCGCCTGAGTGACGCCAGCGTAGTGATCCGCCCGCGCACAAGCTGGGAAGCCATGGACCTGGGCGTGCTGCTGAGTCAGCGCTATCGACGCCTGCTGATGACCAGCTGGGCCATCGTGACCTTGCCAATCTTCGCCCTGCTCACCCTGATGCTGTGGGACTCGCCCTCCCTTGCCCTGTTCCTGTTCTGGTGGCTCAAACCGGCGTTCGACCGGCTGCCGCTGTACATCCTGTCCAAAGCCATGTTCGGCGAAACGCCCACGCTCAAACAGGCCCTGCGCCAATGGCCGCGCCTGCTCAAACCGCAACTGCTGGCCAGCCTGACCTGGCGCCGCCTGAGCCTGAGCCGCAGTTTTCTGATGCCGGTGGTGCAACTCGAAGGCCTGGGGGGCGAAGCACGACAACAACGTTTACGCGTGCTATTGCAGCGCAACGCCGGTGCCGCGCAGTGGTTGACCATCATCGGCGTGCACCTGGAAGGCGCGCTGTGGATCGGCCTGATGGTGTTGTTCTACATGCTCTTGCCGCAGCAAATCGAACTCGACTGGGGCTGGCAGACCTTGATCGCCGCCGCCGTGCAGGACTGGCTCTGGCTGGAACACCTGACCAATGCTTTTTACGCCCTGGTGCTGGTGGCCTGGGAACCGGTCTATGTGGCCTGTGGTTTCAGCCTTTACCTGAACCGGCGCACGGTGCTTGAAGCCTGGGATATCGAGCTGGTGTTCCGCCGGTTGCGCCAACGCTTGAGCAGCGCAGTCGTCACGCTGCTGCTGGCCGCGATCCTGCTGATGCCGACGGCGCAAAGCGTCTGGGCCGCCGAACCGGTCATTTCACCGGACAGCCCGCGCCTGCTGGAACAACCGCTGACCAGTCAGGCGTCCCGGGACAGCATCAAGGCCATCCTCGATCAGCCACCGTTCAAGAACAAGGAAACGTTGACCCGCTATCGGTTTGGCGATGACAAACCCGCCGCCGACACTGCGGACAATGGTCAAACGCCCGCCTGGTTGAAGGCGCTGTTCAGCTTGCTGGACAGCCAACGCTTCGGCGCATTGGCCAGCCTGATCGAAGTGTTGCTGTGGGGCGCGGTGATCGGTGCCATAGGCCTGTTGATCTGGCGTTACCGCGACGGGTTGCAGGCGTTCGTCAGCCGTCGGCCAGCGTTAAACCGTAAAGTCGCGCGGCCGTTACCGCAGCAGGCGTTCGGCCTGGACCTCAACCGCGAAACCCTGCCCGCCGATGTCGCGGCCAGCGCCGAAAGCCTCTGGCAGACCCACCCCCGTGAAGCCCTCGGGTTGCTCTATCGCGCCTTGCTCAGCCACTTGCTGAACGACTTCAACATGGCGCTCAAACCCGCCGACACCGAAGGCGAGGTGCTTCAGCGCGTCGAACAACTGCAACAACCTGCCTTGCTGGCCTTCAGTAAAAGCCTCACCGGGCACTGGCAGAACATGGCCTACGGGCATCGCCTGCCCCCCGCGCATTTGCAACAGGAACTCTGTGACGGCTGGCGCGCTCTATTCGGCCCGGGAGCGGCCCGTTGA